In Harmonia axyridis chromosome 6, icHarAxyr1.1, whole genome shotgun sequence, a single window of DNA contains:
- the LOC123683248 gene encoding uncharacterized protein LOC123683248 isoform X2 gives MIRGKRHKPVPVLFSSTVQKYIEQLLKHRDNFVSKENIYLFATPGKLTCLDGYTALKIFAKECGAEHPQALTSGKLRKHIATISQVSDLSQTEMEQLCTFLGHTLSTHNNYYRLPQEIYQTAKLTKLLLKSQDENIENSSDNDENLNEELHSEEEEEVEEDIPALSSDNNLAIAEKDASEQKSLCRKNQKRKTKIPEKTSNDFDEEEEERLLKMQKVKRKRVSNNSSDSEEKETPKVKHPKIRWTEQQKNATVRYFQTNIHRKKTHTEGEIKEFKSVHPFMNNKTWKQIKAFVFNAYRNK, from the exons ATGATAAGAGGAAAACGTCACAAGCCTGTTCctgtattattttcttcaaccgTGCAGAAATATATTGAACAGTTGCTGAAACACCGTGACAATTTCGTTTCCAAAGAAAATATCTACTTATTCGCGACACCAGGAAAACTAACCTGTTTAGATGGTTATACTGCActaaaaatttttgccaaaGAATGTGGAGCAGAACATCCTCAAGCTCTGACATCCGGCAAACTTAGGAAACATATTGCAACGATCTCACAAGTGTCAGATTTGTCACAGACAGAAATGGAACAACTTTGTACTTTTTTAGGACATACACTATCCAcacataataattattatag ATTACCACAGGAGATTTACCAAACTGCTAAGTTAACAAAACTTTTGCTAAAGTCCCAGGACGAAAATATAGAGAATTCGAGTGACAATgacgaaaatttgaatgaagaattaCATTCTGAAGAAGAGGAAGAGGTTGAAGAGGATATTCCGGCATTATCTTCCGATAATAACCTAGCAATCGCAGAGAAAGATG CTTCAGAACAGAAATCCTTGTGCCGGAAgaaccaaaaaagaaaaaccaaaatacCGGAGAAAACTTCAAACGATTTTGATGAAGAAG AGGAAGAGCGGCTCCTAAAAATGCAAAAAGTCAAGAGAAAAAGAGTGTCGAATAATTCAAGCGATTCTGAGGAGAAGG AAACACCAAAAGTGAAACATCCAAAAATAAGATGGACAGaacaacaaaaaaatgcaaCTGTGAGATATTTTCAGACAAATATTCATAGGAAAAAAACGCACACAGAAGGGGAAATCAAGGAGTTCAAATCTGTTCATCCATTCATGAACAATAAAACTTGGAAACAAATAAAAGCGTTTGTTTTCAACGcatatcgaaacaaatga
- the LOC123683248 gene encoding uncharacterized protein LOC123683248 isoform X1, with protein MIRGKRHKPVPVLFSSTVQKYIEQLLKHRDNFVSKENIYLFATPGKLTCLDGYTALKIFAKECGAEHPQALTSGKLRKHIATISQVSDLSQTEMEQLCTFLGHTLSTHNNYYRYVILIINLLSDDSKLSIICFSLSEFRLPQEIYQTAKLTKLLLKSQDENIENSSDNDENLNEELHSEEEEEVEEDIPALSSDNNLAIAEKDASEQKSLCRKNQKRKTKIPEKTSNDFDEEEEERLLKMQKVKRKRVSNNSSDSEEKETPKVKHPKIRWTEQQKNATVRYFQTNIHRKKTHTEGEIKEFKSVHPFMNNKTWKQIKAFVFNAYRNK; from the exons ATGATAAGAGGAAAACGTCACAAGCCTGTTCctgtattattttcttcaaccgTGCAGAAATATATTGAACAGTTGCTGAAACACCGTGACAATTTCGTTTCCAAAGAAAATATCTACTTATTCGCGACACCAGGAAAACTAACCTGTTTAGATGGTTATACTGCActaaaaatttttgccaaaGAATGTGGAGCAGAACATCCTCAAGCTCTGACATCCGGCAAACTTAGGAAACATATTGCAACGATCTCACAAGTGTCAGATTTGTCACAGACAGAAATGGAACAACTTTGTACTTTTTTAGGACATACACTATCCAcacataataattattataggtatgtaatattgataattaatttattatcagATGATTCTAAACTGAGCATTATATGTTTCTCTCTCTCTGAATTCAGATTACCACAGGAGATTTACCAAACTGCTAAGTTAACAAAACTTTTGCTAAAGTCCCAGGACGAAAATATAGAGAATTCGAGTGACAATgacgaaaatttgaatgaagaattaCATTCTGAAGAAGAGGAAGAGGTTGAAGAGGATATTCCGGCATTATCTTCCGATAATAACCTAGCAATCGCAGAGAAAGATG CTTCAGAACAGAAATCCTTGTGCCGGAAgaaccaaaaaagaaaaaccaaaatacCGGAGAAAACTTCAAACGATTTTGATGAAGAAG AGGAAGAGCGGCTCCTAAAAATGCAAAAAGTCAAGAGAAAAAGAGTGTCGAATAATTCAAGCGATTCTGAGGAGAAGG AAACACCAAAAGTGAAACATCCAAAAATAAGATGGACAGaacaacaaaaaaatgcaaCTGTGAGATATTTTCAGACAAATATTCATAGGAAAAAAACGCACACAGAAGGGGAAATCAAGGAGTTCAAATCTGTTCATCCATTCATGAACAATAAAACTTGGAAACAAATAAAAGCGTTTGTTTTCAACGcatatcgaaacaaatga